AATCGGCCAGTTGCACGGAATCAGCCAGCACGAGCACACCACCTGGTTCCAGCAAGCGATAGCAGTCCTGAAGCACCGCTTGCCGTGCATCACCAGGAAGCTCATGGAACAGGAACACGCAGGTCACCGCTTGGAAACCGCCGTCGTCAAACGGCATTCGCTCGGCATTGCCTTGCACGAGTTGAACCAACGGACCTCGCGCGTTATTCAGCCATTTGTTGGCCTGTCTGAGATAGGCCTCAGACAGATCAACACCCACAAGCGTGGCCTGGGGCACAGCTGCTCTGATCTGATGCAAGGTGCGGCCAGTACCGGTGGCAACGTCGAGAATCCTCAGGCTGCTCTCGCCCCGTTCTGAAAATCGCTGCAGACCTTGCTTGAGGCCTGGCAGGATGCGACGGCGCATGGCATCCGCTGCTCCGTTGAACAGGATGTCCACCTGCAGGTCGTAAAGCTCTGCGGAGTGATCACTCAGGTAGCCATCGGTTTGATGATGGAAGTTCTGAAGGTAATAGTCGGGGTAGAGGTCCCGATTGTTCAGATCAGGAAGGTCCTGAACATCTCTTGCCCGCCGTCTGGCCCAGTTGGAGGGGAGGTCTAGCCAAACACGTGGATATCGCTCTGCCCATTCAAGCCAGGGAATATCAAACAAAAGCGACTCTGGGTAGAAACCAGCTTGCGCGTCGTTCCAGTCGAGTTCGTGCAGGGCATCAAGCGACTGCCGCAGCTCGTTCATCATGGCGTCTGGAACAGGCTGGGTCTGCGGAACCACATCGGGCGCGACCACTTCCATCACCTTGGTGCTCAGTTCCTTGTGCACCAGCCCAGCGAGACTCCGGCCCTGTTGCATGGTCCGGTAGGCAAGTTCGGTGATGCTGGGCGCCATGAAGAGGGTCTCAGTTCCAAGCTGCACCATTCCAATCGATTCGAGCCTCTGCTGTGGACTGCGCTCAGAACGTTGCGAAAAGAACTGTGAAGACCTGGGCAAAATGGTAGCCGTTGTTACAGAATTGACTCACTGAGCCGCAGGAGGCCGCCATGAAACAGCAAGCCGCTCCCGTTGCAATTCCCCTTCGTTACTCGGGCAATGTGCTCGAGCGACGCCAGCACGCTGCCGCTGAATTCATGGCCTGGGCTGACCATCACGCTCACGATGTTCTGCGTCGGGAAGCTTTGCAGGTTCAGGTGGAGGACCATGTCGATCATTTCGATCGGCGTAGTGCTCTGGCGCAGCAGCAGGTGTATGCCCGTCGTCGCAGCCATCAGCGCCACCTGCATGACAGTGCAATGGCCCAGTTGCGGCACGTTTGAAATTGCTTAAAAGTTGAAAACTGCTTGCTCGAGGCGCTTTTGAATCAGATGAGAAGTGCGTTGTTGCGGGTGGTTCGTTGGCGAGGCAGATCTTTGCAAACTGCCTTGACCTTTAGGGGTGCGATGATTCGATTTCATCATCCTGATCTGTGCTGCTGTTAATGAACAGCAGCTCCTGACTTGCTCATAGGCATTTTTTCTAAGTGCCTGGTGGCGTCTGGATTAAAAGGTAGGCGACAGGCTCTAGACGCAAGAGCTAGCTGTTTTCGGGTCGACCTGCTTTGTAGACCGTTAGGACATAGCCATTGTGTTCGAAGGTTGCTGTTTCGGAGGTATCTTGTCGTTTGTAATTTTTATCTTTGTTTGAATTGGGAAAAATAAAACTGTAATCCTGGCTGTAAAAGCTGATAGAGGTGTCTTCGTCAGCTCCACTCTTGTCTTCAAAAAGGCATTTCCCTGCGAGTTCTTCCTTGTTTGTATCCGGCCATTCGAGTGTGCACCAGGCAGTGTCTTTGCTGGAGCAGGAAGATAGCAATGCGGCAGTTATTGCAAGAGCTGTAATAGCGGTCGATTTTTTCATTGAATGATCGTTTTGACTACTTTAGTTGTTCCTCTCAGGATTTTGTTGCTGTTTTGTTGTCTGTCTGTAACTAAATCTGACTGAATTGGCAATAAAAAAAGGGCCTCGCTAAAGACCCTCTGGAATGCATTGGTTTAAGTGTGATCGACGTCTGATATCAGGCGTCGTAATACATGGTGAATTCGTGGGGATGCGGGCGCTGGCGCAGTTGCTGGACTTCTTCGTATTTGAGGTCAATCCAGTTGTCGATGAAGTCCTTGGTGAACACACCACCTTCCAGAAGGTAGTGATGATCAGCATTGAGGGCTTCCAGTGCTCCGTTCAGGGAAGCGGGCACCGTGGCGATCTGCTTGAGCTGCTCGGCAGGGAGTTCGAACAGATCGACGTCCACGCCTTCGCCGGGGTCGATCTGATTCTTGATACCGTCAATGCCAGCCATCATCATGGCGCTGAAGGCCAGATAAGGGTTGGCGAGGGCATCGCCTGAGCGGAATTCGAGGCGCTTGGCCTTGGGGCTTGGCCCTGTCAGTGGAATGCGCACAGCAGCCGAACGGTTGCCTTCGGAATACACGAGATTCACCGGCGCTTCAAAGCCCGGCACCAGTCGCTTGTAGCTGTTGGTGGTGGGGTTGGTAAAGGCGAGGAAGGATGGGGCGTGCTTGAGGATGCCGCCGATGTACCAACGAGCAGTCTGGGACAGGTTGGCGTAGGTGCCTTCACCGAAGAACAGCGGCTGGCCACCCTTCCAGAGGCTCTGGTGCACGTGCATGCCGGAGCCGTTGTCATTGAAGACCGGCTTGGGCATAAATGTGGCTGTTTTGCCGTACTGCTTGGCCACGTTGCGCACGACGTACTTGTATGTCATCACGTTGTCGGCGGCCTGAATCAGTTCGGCGAACTTCATGCCGAGCTCGTGTTGGCCTGCACCAGCCACTTCGTGGTGGTGCTTTTCGATGGGGATGCCCAGCTCAGCCATCTTCAGGAGCATTTCCGAACGGATGTCCTGGGCTGTGTCGTTGGGGGCAACTGGGAAGTAACCCTCTTTCTCTTGAATCTTGTAAGCGAGGTTTCCGCCCTCTTCCACTCGACCGGTGTTCCAAGCCGCTTCGATGGTGTCAACGCTGTAGAAGCTGCCGCCTTCGGCCGAGTTGTAACGAACGTCGTCAAACAGGAAGAATTCCGGCTCAGGGCCGAAGAAAGCCATATCGGCCAAGCCTGTGCTGGAGAGATAGGCCAGGGCTTTCTGCGCCAGGGCACGAGGGCAGCGCTCGTAGGGCTCGCCGGTGCGCGGGTCCTGGATCGAACAGATCAGGCTGAGGGTCTTATGGCGATAGAAAGGATCGATCCATGCGGTTGAAGGATCGGGGACCATCGCCATATCCGAGGCGTTGATGGCCTTCCAGCCGCGGATGGAGGAACCGTCGAACGCCAGGCCTTCAGTGAACGACTCAGGCTCGATCAGGTCTTGGCAGACGGTGAGGTGCTGCCACTTGCCATGCAGGTCCGTGAACTTCAGGTCGATCAGCTCAATGCCTTCTTCCTTGATCAGACGAAGGACGTCCTGTGCTGTTTTGGCCATAGCGGGGGCGTGTTCCCGGAATTCGGTACGACCGTAAATATCGCTCAGTACCCGCTTTGTATCAAGGGGCACCTTTTTCATTTCTGTGTGCATGGCTTCGACCGTCTGTCGTGTTGGTAACCGTTTCTGTCAGATTCACGTGATCCCCTTTGCTGGCACGGTTTCGCGCGGTTGCCGGTGTTAGCTTCCGGCCAAAGTGAACAGGGCCCCGCATGCGCGATGCCATCACCGGTTTGATCGGCCAGTACGACCAGCTCGGTCGTTATCTCGATCGCTCCGCCATCGATCGCATCGAGAGCTATCTCGAAGAAGCGGACGTGCGTGTTTTGGCCGTCGAGATCATCAATCGGGAAGCAGCCGAGTTGGTGCGTGAAGCCAGCCAGCGTCTGTTTCAGGCTGATCCTGAATTGCTTCTGCCCGGAGGGAATGCCTACACGACGCGGCGCCTTGCGGCCTGCCTGCGCGATATGGATTACTTCCTTCGCTACGCCAGCTACTCCTTGATTGCTGGCGACAGCACGATCCTCAATGAGCGAGTCCTCAACGGACTCGATGACACCTACAAAAGCCTCGGAGTTCCCACCGGTCCCACCGTGCGCAGCATGGTTTTGCTCGCTGATGTTCTTTGTGAGCGCCTTCTGAATGAGGGTGTGTCCCAGGCCAGCTGCGCTTTGGTGCGCCAGCCGTTTGAGCACATGGCGTCCGGTCTGGCCGCCAGCGACGTGCGTCAGCGCTGAGACCACTCCTGCAAATCATTTCAAGCGGCATCGGACTGGCACCGTCGTCCTCTCGGCTGCCCGATCGATGCGTAGGCTTTTCGCCATTGATTCCTAACCCGGCTTCGCCGATGACGCACTCACACCTTCCGGTTGACTCGTCCCATCGGCGCTCCATTGGTCCCATTGCAACGCCTGATCGTCTGTTGCTCGGACCAGGACCTTCCAATGCCCACCCCACCGTTCTAAAAGCTCTTTCCCGGACTCCGATCGGTCATCTCGACCCGCTTTATGTCGAATTGATGGGTGAGGTGCAGGAGCTGCTGCGTTACGCCTGGCAAACCGATAATCGCCTCACGTTGCCCATGAGTGGCACCGGCAGTGCTGCGATGGAGGCCACATTGGCCAATACCGTCGAGCCTGGTGACACCGTGTTGGTGGCGGTGAAGGGGTACTTCGGCAACCGGTTGATGGACATGGCCGGCCGCTATCGGGCCAATGTTCAGGTGATTGAAAAAGCCTGGGGTGAAGCCTTCAGTCTCGACGAACTGGAAGCAGCCCTGAAGCAGCACAAGCCCGCCATCCTGGCGATGGTGCACGCCGAGACCTCCACAGGGGTATGTCAGCCCATGGACGGTATCGGTGACCTTTGCCGTGAGCACGACTGCCTGCTGCTGCTTGACACCGTCACCTCCCTGGGCGGCGTTCCACTTCACCTGGATGCCTGGAAGGTCGACATGGCCTACAGCTGCAGCCAGAAAGGCCTGAGCTGTCCTCCTGGCTTGGGTCCCTTCACTATGGGCCCGCGTGCCGAAGCCAAGCTCGCAGCGCGCAAGGACAAGGTGCCGAACTGGTACCTGGATGTCTCTCTGTTGAACCAGTACTGGGGAAGCGATCGCGTTTACCACCACACCGCGCCAGTGAATATGAACTTCGGCATGCGCGAAGCCCTGCGTTTGCTGTCCGATGAAGGTCTTGAGAACGCTTGGGCACGTCACCGCAAGAATGCTGAGGCTCTCTGGAGCGGTCTCGAATCCCTTGGCCTTGAGCTTCACGTTCCTGAAGAGCTCCGCCTTCCGACCCTCACCACCGTCCGCATCCCCTCCGACGTCGACGGCAAGGCCTTCTCCTCCCATCTGCTCAACACCCACGGCATCGAAGTTGGCGGTGGTCTCGGAGTGCTCGCCGGCAAGATCTGGAGAATCGGCCTGATGGGCTACAACTCCACACCCGAGAACGTTGCACGACTGCTCAATCTCTTCGAGACCGAGTTGCCCCGTTTCCGTCAGGGAGTCGCCGTCGCTGCCTGAACCATCGGGCCAGTAGGTCCGATGCTTCGGTTTCCATCACGCCGCCCAGTACATCCATGTGATGGTGGGCGCTTGGATGGTTCGCGAGGTCAACTGTTCCTCCAAGTCCTCCACGTTTGCGGTCAAAAGCGCCGTAGATCACGCGTCCGACCCTGGCCTGCACGAGGGCTCCGGCGCACATTGGACAGGGTTCCAGGGTCACGATCAACGTGCATTGATTCATCCGCCAATCACCAGTGATCCAGGCTGCCTGACGCAATGCCACCAGCTCCGCATGCCCCATGGGGTCTGAGGCCCATTCGCGTCGGTTGCTGCCGTGACCGATGCATCGCCCTCTTTCATCAAGCACGACTGCGCTGACAGGGATTTCCCCCGTCTCTCCCAGCCGTTCAGCCCTCACCAGCAACCGCTGCATCCAGGCATGGATCTGATGCTCCTCCAAGGCGACTGGTGTCAGCCGAACACCCATGCCATTCGCTCACGTTCGTCCAATGTGCCATCGCAGGCGAGAATGACTATTCCTTCCGCTGAGTCCTTGTTCGGATCCACTAGAGACTCATCGGCGTCGACGGATCTGTCTGCGTTTGCCTCACCCGAGGCTTTGGATCCGCAGCTTCAGCGGTTTCTCGAAGAAGCCAGTGGTCGACTCTGTCAATGGCTTGGGTCAGCATCGCAACGCGCACCCTTGCCATCCCTGCGACTGCTGCCCGAGGCATACCCGGAAGCGACTGGGCTGGGAGCAGCCCGCCTTCTGGAAGATCTGCAGCAGGTGATGGATGGTGCTTATCAGCCCACCCATCCCGGTGCTCTGGCGCATCTGGATCCACCACCAAACACGGCCTCGATCGCTGCAGAGCTGATCTGCGCTGGCCTCAATAACAATTTGCTCGCCGAGGAACTGTCTCCCAGCCTGAGTCAGCTCGAACGTCAGCTTTGTGGTTGGTTTGCGTCCCGATTTGATCTGCCGGAAGGGGCTGGTGGGGTTGCGGCCAGTGGTGGTTCGCTCAGCAATCTCACGGCTCTGGTGACAGCGCGTCATCGCATGGGCCTCGATCAGGCTGCCGATGCTGTGGTGCTGGTCAGCGACGATTCTCATGTTTCGCTCGTGAAAGCGGCTCGGATCATGGGGCTCCGCCCGGATGGAATCCGTCCAATTCCTGTGGATGCCGCTGGGCGCATGCAAGTGGCTGCGCTGGAGTCGGAACTAGACCGTTTGCAAGATCAGCAACGCCCTTGTTTGGCGGTCGTGGCGACTGCTGGCACCACTGTGCGAGGTGCCATCGATCCACTCCAGGCTTTGGCCAAGGTCTGCCGGGAGCGCAGTCTCTGGCTGCATGTGGATGGAGCCATTGGTGCTGTATTCGGGTTGTGCGACAGCACGGCACCTCTGCTGGATGGGATCGCCGCTGCCGACTCCATCACCGTCAACCCCCAGAAGCTTCTCGGCATCGCCAAGACGTCATCGCTCCTGCTGGTTCGTGATCAGACCGCTTTGCAGGAGACCTTCCACACGGGATTGCCCTACATGGAGCCCGCTTTAACGGGTGTTCACGGTGGTGAACTGGGTCTTCAAGGCAGCCGCCCTGCAGAGATCCTCAAGCTCTGGTTAGGACTGCGGCAACTGGGAGAAAACGGCATCGCCAGCGTGCTTCAGCAGGCTTTGGCCCGACGCCATCGCTTGGAGAGTCGTCTTGACACGTCCCGGCTCGAGATCATCTCTGGACCGCTGCATCTGCTGGCCTGCACGCCCTGCGGAGCCGATGCGGAGCGCAGCGCGCGTTGGTCTGCCTTGATGCGCCAGCGACTTCTTGATCAGCAGATCATGGTGTCGCGTCCTTTGCATCACGGTCGTCACCTCATCAAGGTTGTGCTGGGCAACCCCCACACGTCTGACGCGTTGATCGATCGGCTGGGAGCTCTGCTCAACGACACCAGCGAGGAGGATCTCTGATGGCGGCACAACCACCCACCCGAGGCCGTTGGGTCGCCATTGTCACCGGGGCAATGTCGGTGCTGATCGGCGTGATCTACCTGGTGCTGATCACTGTTCTCGATAGCCGCGGCCCGATGCGTCCTCCTCCGCCCGAAGCCCTGGCTGGGGCGGAAGCCGTTTCTTCGCCTCCTGCTGAAGAGGTTCGACCACCCGCCGCAATGCTGCGTCCAGAAACTCTTTTAGGGAGCGATCGCGACGGTTGAGTTCGAAGTGGTGTTGCACCACATCCTGGATTCCGCCATCTCCCCAGTCTTGATCCTGTTGGAAGTAGGTGATGAAGCTTGAGCCAGCAATTCGCGTGAGCCACCCTGCCGCAACACCCTGCACGGCTCGTCCCAGCAGCAGGGTGGGGAGATTCACGCTCAGAGCAGTTCCGATCAAGGCAACTCCTCCTTTGACCACGCCAAGACCGGCCAGCGTCCGGCCGACGGAGACCGCCAGTTCCTGGGCCCGGTTACGCGTCAGTTGGATGCCGTACACAGCTCCCAGCTCCATCACCATCTGGGCATTCACCGCAGCGGTGCCGAGCAGATCTACCCCCGGTAACGGAGTTGCCGCCACCACCCCAGCACTGATCCAGGTGTAGCGATCGACGATGCGGCGGGCTTCCTGCGACCGCTGACGATCCAGCAGATCACGGCCTGCGGCACCAAGGTCCTTGCATTGCAGAAGGATGTTGTCGGCCAGCAGCTCGTCGCCATCGGCATGGAGCACCGCCGCCAGACGTCGCACCAACAAGCCGATCTCTGGAGGTGGTTGCAGCGGCCGCTGCCCTGGTCTTGGCAGGGATTGCGGGCAGGCGCTGGTGGGAATCACATCGTCGGCCTGCAACCAGCCAGCACAACGCTGCCTCAGCAGCAGCAGCAGACGCCGTTCTTCCTCCTCACCGCGCAGATCGCATTTGTTCAGCACCAAGAGCAAGCGCTTGCCGAGTCCGGAGAGGCTGTGCACCACGTCCAGTTCGCTGCGTCGCAGGTCCCCGTCCACCACCACGATCATCAGATCCGCCCGACTGGCGTGCTGCCGGGCTTCCTGTTCTCGGCTGCGTCCATCCATGCCGGATTCCAGGATTCCTGGCGTATCGACCAGTTGCACGCCCCGGTCCAGACCACGCAACCGCAGGCGATAACGCTGACTCTCACTGGTAGAACCCATGGCGGCACCGACATCGCCGACGATGTCGCGCAGCAGGGCGCGGATCAGGGATGTTTTGCCACTGGATCCAGTGCCGAAGACCACCACCACCAGATCACCGCGTTCCAGTTCTCGCGCGACCCGCTCCCGTTCCTTCTGCAGTGATTGCCGGGCCACATCGTCTTGAAGCCGCTCTAAGAGTCGGTCGACGCTGCCGAGGCTGCGCTCCGCTGCTTCCCGTCGGCTGGTCGGAGCAGGCATGGCCGCGTCGTTGAGCTGCGAGCCTGGTTTCGAGCGTTGTCTCCATTGCCGAAACCAGGGCAATCCGACCTGCATGACGGCGGCAACGATCAAAATTGCTCCGATCAGCAGCACAGGACCCACGAGCCAGGCCGGCAGCCAGTAGCTCAGATCCCAGAGCAGATTGCGAATTCCCTGAAGCACCAGTCCAATGACCATCAGTGCGATCAGAGCTGCGGCACCGATCAGGATCCAGCGGGTTGAACCTTTCATGCGCCGTTCAAACCTCCACGCCCTGCCGCGCGGATGATGTCAGCCCAGAGCGAAGCTGCAAGCGCACTGGATCCAGCTGAGGGGCTGTTGTCATCGTTTCCTAGCCAGATGCCCAGAACCCATTGGCGTTTGGGCTCGAAGCCCACGAAGAGAAGATCCCGGCCGTCATTGGTGGTTCCTGTTTTTCCACCTTCTTGGCCACCCAGAAAGGCTGCGCGTCCTGTGCCGTTTTGTACGACAGCCCTGAGCAGACTCTGCATCTGCTGAGCACTGTTCTGGCTGATGGCTTGGCGCCCCCTGTGGTTTGCACGGTCAAGGTTTCTGCATCCGCGCAGACTTTCTTCGCGGCAGGTTTCCCCATCCATCAGGCGACGGATGGTGCTGGGTGTCCGCCATTCCCCCTGATTGACCACGGCGGCATAGGCGCCGGTGAGTTCCAGCAGTCGCACTTCGCTCTGACCGAGGGCGAGACCTGGCACCGGATCCAGCGGACTGGTGATGC
This region of Synechococcus sp. NOUM97013 genomic DNA includes:
- a CDS encoding class I SAM-dependent methyltransferase — its product is MAPSITELAYRTMQQGRSLAGLVHKELSTKVMEVVAPDVVPQTQPVPDAMMNELRQSLDALHELDWNDAQAGFYPESLLFDIPWLEWAERYPRVWLDLPSNWARRRARDVQDLPDLNNRDLYPDYYLQNFHHQTDGYLSDHSAELYDLQVDILFNGAADAMRRRILPGLKQGLQRFSERGESSLRILDVATGTGRTLHQIRAAVPQATLVGVDLSEAYLRQANKWLNNARGPLVQLVQGNAERMPFDDGGFQAVTCVFLFHELPGDARQAVLQDCYRLLEPGGVLVLADSVQLADSPQFDIAMENFRRVFHEPYYRDFISDDINQRLIDAGFSDINAESHFMTRVWTATKPELT
- the glnA gene encoding type I glutamate--ammonia ligase, with product MAKTAQDVLRLIKEEGIELIDLKFTDLHGKWQHLTVCQDLIEPESFTEGLAFDGSSIRGWKAINASDMAMVPDPSTAWIDPFYRHKTLSLICSIQDPRTGEPYERCPRALAQKALAYLSSTGLADMAFFGPEPEFFLFDDVRYNSAEGGSFYSVDTIEAAWNTGRVEEGGNLAYKIQEKEGYFPVAPNDTAQDIRSEMLLKMAELGIPIEKHHHEVAGAGQHELGMKFAELIQAADNVMTYKYVVRNVAKQYGKTATFMPKPVFNDNGSGMHVHQSLWKGGQPLFFGEGTYANLSQTARWYIGGILKHAPSFLAFTNPTTNSYKRLVPGFEAPVNLVYSEGNRSAAVRIPLTGPSPKAKRLEFRSGDALANPYLAFSAMMMAGIDGIKNQIDPGEGVDVDLFELPAEQLKQIATVPASLNGALEALNADHHYLLEGGVFTKDFIDNWIDLKYEEVQQLRQRPHPHEFTMYYDA
- a CDS encoding allophycocyanin subunit beta; this encodes MRDAITGLIGQYDQLGRYLDRSAIDRIESYLEEADVRVLAVEIINREAAELVREASQRLFQADPELLLPGGNAYTTRRLAACLRDMDYFLRYASYSLIAGDSTILNERVLNGLDDTYKSLGVPTGPTVRSMVLLADVLCERLLNEGVSQASCALVRQPFEHMASGLAASDVRQR
- a CDS encoding alanine--glyoxylate aminotransferase family protein yields the protein MTHSHLPVDSSHRRSIGPIATPDRLLLGPGPSNAHPTVLKALSRTPIGHLDPLYVELMGEVQELLRYAWQTDNRLTLPMSGTGSAAMEATLANTVEPGDTVLVAVKGYFGNRLMDMAGRYRANVQVIEKAWGEAFSLDELEAALKQHKPAILAMVHAETSTGVCQPMDGIGDLCREHDCLLLLDTVTSLGGVPLHLDAWKVDMAYSCSQKGLSCPPGLGPFTMGPRAEAKLAARKDKVPNWYLDVSLLNQYWGSDRVYHHTAPVNMNFGMREALRLLSDEGLENAWARHRKNAEALWSGLESLGLELHVPEELRLPTLTTVRIPSDVDGKAFSSHLLNTHGIEVGGGLGVLAGKIWRIGLMGYNSTPENVARLLNLFETELPRFRQGVAVAA
- a CDS encoding nucleoside deaminase — its product is MGVRLTPVALEEHQIHAWMQRLLVRAERLGETGEIPVSAVVLDERGRCIGHGSNRREWASDPMGHAELVALRQAAWITGDWRMNQCTLIVTLEPCPMCAGALVQARVGRVIYGAFDRKRGGLGGTVDLANHPSAHHHMDVLGGVMETEASDLLARWFRQRRRLPDGNGATRSRRD
- a CDS encoding aminotransferase class V-fold PLP-dependent enzyme, with protein sequence MTIPSAESLFGSTRDSSASTDLSAFASPEALDPQLQRFLEEASGRLCQWLGSASQRAPLPSLRLLPEAYPEATGLGAARLLEDLQQVMDGAYQPTHPGALAHLDPPPNTASIAAELICAGLNNNLLAEELSPSLSQLERQLCGWFASRFDLPEGAGGVAASGGSLSNLTALVTARHRMGLDQAADAVVLVSDDSHVSLVKAARIMGLRPDGIRPIPVDAAGRMQVAALESELDRLQDQQRPCLAVVATAGTTVRGAIDPLQALAKVCRERSLWLHVDGAIGAVFGLCDSTAPLLDGIAAADSITVNPQKLLGIAKTSSLLLVRDQTALQETFHTGLPYMEPALTGVHGGELGLQGSRPAEILKLWLGLRQLGENGIASVLQQALARRHRLESRLDTSRLEIISGPLHLLACTPCGADAERSARWSALMRQRLLDQQIMVSRPLHHGRHLIKVVLGNPHTSDALIDRLGALLNDTSEEDL
- a CDS encoding YcjF family protein, giving the protein MKGSTRWILIGAAALIALMVIGLVLQGIRNLLWDLSYWLPAWLVGPVLLIGAILIVAAVMQVGLPWFRQWRQRSKPGSQLNDAAMPAPTSRREAAERSLGSVDRLLERLQDDVARQSLQKERERVARELERGDLVVVVFGTGSSGKTSLIRALLRDIVGDVGAAMGSTSESQRYRLRLRGLDRGVQLVDTPGILESGMDGRSREQEARQHASRADLMIVVVDGDLRRSELDVVHSLSGLGKRLLLVLNKCDLRGEEEERRLLLLLRQRCAGWLQADDVIPTSACPQSLPRPGQRPLQPPPEIGLLVRRLAAVLHADGDELLADNILLQCKDLGAAGRDLLDRQRSQEARRIVDRYTWISAGVVAATPLPGVDLLGTAAVNAQMVMELGAVYGIQLTRNRAQELAVSVGRTLAGLGVVKGGVALIGTALSVNLPTLLLGRAVQGVAAGWLTRIAGSSFITYFQQDQDWGDGGIQDVVQHHFELNRRDRSLKEFLDAALRRVVEPLQQEAKKRLPPQPGLRAEEDASGRGYREQ